A window of Malania oleifera isolate guangnan ecotype guangnan chromosome 5, ASM2987363v1, whole genome shotgun sequence contains these coding sequences:
- the LOC131155284 gene encoding ricin-like — MISEAVRFRYVEQQVTQTIRPQSQGTIVPNGAVVRLVRRWKRLSKSIQQSDEDGSFPEVDLQRADYTHFTVSNVMPDVVATIGIMLYICEKPPTIQSSLLIRPVVDAYNDQTCTEEELTVRIEGRNGLCADVKGGFFNNGDPIILWPCKSNADENQLWTMKKDGTIQSKGKCLTTYGYSAGNYVMIYDCASAVTESTHWEIWTNGTIINPKSSLVLSAESGNSDTTLTVQVNNYSSRQGWLATNDSNPFVRTIVGFQDLCMQANGNAVWLEECVDQKAEQQWALYPDRSIRPNQNRDLCISYYENQSEDLTIVSIASCSSTSSLERWIFGNDGTILNLYLGLVMDVRRSDPSLHQIIMYPSTGNLNQKWFPIF, encoded by the coding sequence ATGATTTCAGAGGCAGTGAGGTTTCGATATGTGGAGCAACAAGTAACCCAAACCATTAGACCCCAAAGCCAAGGAACCATTGTCCCAAATGGTGCTGTGGTCCGCCTCGTGCGGCGTTGGAAGCGCCTCTCTAAATCCATTCAACAGTCTGACGAAGATGGGTCCTTTCCAGAAGTTGATTTACAGAGAGCTGATTATACACATTTCACAGTGAGCAATGTGATGCCTGATGTAGTTGCCACCATTGGAATCATGTTGTACATTTGTGAAAAACCACCAACAATTCAATCTTCCCTTCTCATAAGGCCTGTTGTGGATGCATATAATGATCAAACTTGCACAGAAGAAGAGCTCACGGTGCGCATCGAGGGTCGAAATGGGTTGTGCGCAGACGTGAAGGGTGGGTTTTTCAACAATGGCGACCCAATAATTTTGTGGCCATGTAAATCCAATGCAGATGAGAATCAATTGTGGACCATGAAAAAAGACGGGACTATTCAATCTAAAGGCAAGTGCTTGACTACATATGGGTATAGTGCAGGAAATTATGTCATGATATACGATTGTGCTAGTGCCGTAACTGAATCTACCCATTGGGAAATTTGGACCAATGGAACCATCATAAATCCCAAATCGTCACTTGTTTTAAGTGCAGAATCAGGAAATAGTGATACTACGCTCACTGTGCAGGTCAATAATTATTCCTCTCGTCAAGGTTGGCTCGCGACCAATGATTCAAATCCTTTTGTAAGGACCATTGTTGGGTTTCAAGATCTTTGCATGCAAGCAAATGGGAATGCAGTGTGGTTAGAGGAATGTGTGGACCAAAAGGCCGAACAACAATGGGCCCTCTATCCGGATCGCTCTATAAGGCCTAATCAAAATCGAGACCTTTGCATTTCttactatgaaaatcaaagtgaAGATCTCACTATCGTCAGTATTGCAAGTTGTAGTTCCACGTCATCTCTTGAACGATGGATATTTGGAAATGATGGCACTATTTTGAACCTATATCTCGGATTGGTGATGGATGTGAGAAGGTCTGATCCAAGTCTCCACCAAATAATTATGTACCCATCCACAGGAAATCTTAACCAAAAGTGGTTTCCAATATTTTGA